A window of Candidatus Nomurabacteria bacterium genomic DNA:
ACTCACGGTGAAACAGAGATCTTACAGAACCCAACAACCCCGGTTGCTTTTTATACTGTTTGAAATTCTTAGTTAGATTGAATACCGAAATTGTTCTCTCTTTCATACTATTCATATTCTACATCATTTGGTAAATTTCTGTCCTATATTATGTCATGTCGTAATTATCATGACCACGGATGACACAGATTTTAAACAGAAAAAGACAGTTTTCTCTTTTTCACCGACTGTATAGACACTTTTTCCAATAGTAATGATAAGTGAACTAGCAAATCATTCAGCAGGATTGAGTAATTAGAAATTTGGACTGATTGCAAGGGGCGAATTGTAGGATCGTGGTGTGTATAAATCGTGGTGTCTACAGATCGTGGATTGCACAACTAGCATGTTGCACTGAAGGCGTGTTATAGGAACGCTATTTACACTGTCGTGGATTGCACAACTAGCATGTTGCACTGATCGCGTGTTATACATCGCAAATACAAGCAACTACCTCCCCTAATAACCCAATATCCAAAAACAAAACCCCTGATCAGATCGACCAGGGGTTATCCAAGAACAAGATCACAATCTGATCACTGATCCATTGTTTCATCAACCATTGTGTCAGGGACCTCTTCAGTCATTGTGTACTCAAATCCCTTCAACATTGCCTCTAATGTTGGTGTGAGATCATCTTCTCCCTCTACACAAGCATCACCAGCTGGCATAGCGTATAGATCTCCGATCTGACCATCAACTATGAAGAAGTAATGTGTCATAGTATCTTCATCGACCAACATATAAGCATCTTCCCCCAGTACCTGATAATCAAGCATTTCTGCTGTCTGATCAGGATAATTGATCTCAAGCCACTCTGATAATGTACCTTCGTATTCGGCATACATGAGTGTTGCCGAAAGCTCGCATGAAGTTCCTTCAAACGTAAACATAGTAGAACCGGTCTCAGTATTTTCACTCACTTGAGGATCGGCTAGAACTCCTAAAGCCTCATCAGCTACAAGGTAAAACCCTATTCCTCTTACTGTATCGGTATAACTCTTCATACTTTCCTCTTGTGTCCCATCTTCCATATTTTCATCATCTACCACTTCCTTATCCTGATCATCACTACCCTTGAAAGGTTCACACTTGTTTGTGTAGTAGTCTAGACACATCTGATAATCTGCAGCTCCGCCAGTCTGAATCAGTGTAGGTGGTGCTGGGATAAATTGATCATTGTACTGGTTATATAACAGCATCCCCAAACCCACTAGGTTGACGACTAGTAGCATTAGAACGATGATCTGATACACTCGAACCTCAGGAAGTACCCGATCCATATCGTTCAATTTCTTAATAACTCCCATAATGAACAAATTTAACTAAAATTAGAATCTATAGCTACATAGTAGACAATTAGTTTATGAATCGCAATTATTGATGGAGCTTATAGGCTTTGAAGAGAGGGTAGTTTCAGTTATATACTACTATATAGATAGAAGTTTATACTTGAAAATTACGAATAGTATCTACGAAAGAACCTTTTTTGTAGTCTTGAAACTCACTTTGGCAACTTGAGAAAGTTCATCAGCGCCATATCTATCTACGAAAGCCTTCGCCACATGGATCACATTTGTAGCACCTTTGGGGATGTCCATATCATACTTTTTCTCCATCTGATCCCATTCTCTTAAGAAGAATGCTCGAGCTATAACCGAAGCTGTAGCTACACTAGGATCTGATTCACCTTTATGAAACTGTTCCACAGGATATCGCTTGACCACATCAGAAAGCTCATTAGTGAGACGTTTAGATGATGCAGAGAACTGGTCTATAACGACCTTCTCCAAAGGTCTCTTTTCATTTTCTACCCTCAAGATCGTTCTGCTAAGAACCGTATCGTGTAACTTTGCCAACATCACAGCAACATTCTTGGTACGTAAATGTTGAAAATTGTATTCAGAGGGATGTAGCACTTCAACTTCGTATATGAGCAGATCCTTGATCTGCGAGAATATATCCAAGATCTTTATATCTGTGAGTTTTTTTGAATCAGTTATACCGATCTCATTTAGATGATCAATAGCCATCTCATCAACATAGCATGCCGCCACTACCATTGGTCCGAAGTAATCTCCCTTCCCTACTTCGTCAGATCCGATACGAGGGGTCCAGTTCTGATAGTTCGAGGTGTGTGTCGTTGGATCAGAAGAATATGTGCCTGATCTGGCTCTCTGAACAACATTATTTCCTCCTATAGTGGTGTCGGTCAGCTCCTGTCCGTTTCGGTTTATCGTGGTGGCAGGATTACTTTCTTTTCCAATCTCAGATACATGTACACCAGAGATACCGCTCAATATCCCTACAGCTTTGTCGATACTTTTTCCTTGTACTACAATTTTTCCGCTTGTATACGCTATTACTGTGCAATTAGTCATGATAAATCGTGCCTGTTCATAAGGAGACCTAAGAGAGGTTTCTTCCAATCCCCCCTTCCTTAACCTATCGAGTACACTCGGAAGTTGTCGCTTGTCTACGGATATACTTACTGTTTTCTGCATTATATCTCAATGTGACGAATTGATATCATTTACTTTCCAACCATCAAAAATATTGTAGATACTTAAATCTCTCAGCAACTTGGTTGTACGATCAGCGAAATTCTTTTTGAATTAAGATGATCGTACGATCAAGATCAGTATGATCATACAATATTAACCATTACCCAAGATGACTCAAGATCCCTTTTGATCGATCATCTACAGTACGATCTTTCGAACATCTTGACCATTCACCCCATCTAAAACCTCGTATCCCATCTCCTTAAGCCTATCGCGCAAATCATCGGATCTTTGATAATCCTTCTCTGCTCG
This region includes:
- the rnhC gene encoding ribonuclease HIII codes for the protein MQKTVSISVDKRQLPSVLDRLRKGGLEETSLRSPYEQARFIMTNCTVIAYTSGKIVVQGKSIDKAVGILSGISGVHVSEIGKESNPATTINRNGQELTDTTIGGNNVVQRARSGTYSSDPTTHTSNYQNWTPRIGSDEVGKGDYFGPMVVAACYVDEMAIDHLNEIGITDSKKLTDIKILDIFSQIKDLLIYEVEVLHPSEYNFQHLRTKNVAVMLAKLHDTVLSRTILRVENEKRPLEKVVIDQFSASSKRLTNELSDVVKRYPVEQFHKGESDPSVATASVIARAFFLREWDQMEKKYDMDIPKGATNVIHVAKAFVDRYGADELSQVAKVSFKTTKKVLS